A stretch of Eschrichtius robustus isolate mEscRob2 chromosome 6, mEscRob2.pri, whole genome shotgun sequence DNA encodes these proteins:
- the MFN1 gene encoding mitofusin-1 has translation MAESASPLKHFVLAKKTITAIFDQLLEFVTEGSHFVEATYKNPELDRVATEDDLIEIQRYKNKLSIIGEVLSRRHMKVAFFGRTSSGKSSVINAMLWDKVLPSGIGHTTNCFLSVEGTDGDKAYLMTEGSDEKKNVKTVNQLAHALHMDKDLKAGCLVHVFWPKAKCALLRDDLVLVDSPGTDVTTELDSWIDKFCLDADVFVLVANSESTLMNTEKQFFHKVNERLSKPNIFILNNRWDASASEPEYMEDVRRQHMERCLHFLVEELKVVDPLEAQSRIFFVSAKEVLSARKHKAQGMPEGGGALAEGFQARLQEFQNFEQIFEECISQSAVKTKFEQHTIRAKQILETVKNIMDSINVAAAEKRVYSIEEREDQIDRLDFIRNQMNLLTLDVKKKIREVTEEVANKVSCAMTDEICRLSVLVDEFCSEFHPTPSVLKVYKNELNKHIEDGMGRNLADRCTNEVNASMLQSQQEIIENLKPLLPAGIQNKLHTLIPCKKFDLSYDLNCHKLCSDFQEDIVFHFSLGWCSLVHRFLGPTNAQRVLLGLSDPIFQLPRSLASTPTAPTNPATPDNASQEELMVTLITALASLTSRTSMGIIVVGGVIWKTVGWKLISVSLSMYGALYLYERLTWTTRAKERAFKQQFVNYATEKLQLIVSFTSANCSHQVQQEMATTFARLCQQVDITQRHLEEEIARLSKEIDQLEKIQNNSKRLRNKAVQLENELENFTKQFLHSSNEEES, from the exons ATGGCAGAAAGTGCTTCTCCACTGAAGCACTTTGTGCTGGCTAAGAAGACAATTACAGCAATCTTTGACCAGTTACTGGAGTTTGTTACTGAAGGATCACATTTTGTTGAAG CAACATACAAGAATCCAGAACTTGACCGAGTAGCTACTGAGGATGATCTGATAGAAATACAGAGGTATAAAAATAAGCTTTCCATCATTGGTGAGGTGTTGTCTCGGAGACACATGAAAGTGGCATTTTTTGGCAG GACAAGCAGTGGGAAGAGCTCTGTTATCAATGCCATGTTGTGGGATAAAGTCCTCCCTAGTGGAATTGGCCATACAACCAATTGCTTCCTGAGTGTTGAAGGAACAGATGGAGATAAAGCCTATCTCATGACAGAAGGGtcagatgaaaaaaagaatgtgaag ACAGTTAATCAGCTGGCCCATGCCCTTCACATGGACAAAGACTTGAAAGCTGGCTGTCTTGTACATGTGTTTTGGCCAAAGGCAAAATGTGCCCTCTTGAGAGATGACCTGGTTTTAGTGGATAG TCCAGGTACAGATGTCACTACAGAGCTGGATAGCTGGATTGATAAGTTTTGCTTAGATGCCGATGTCTTCGTTTTGGTTGCAAACTCTGAATCAACTCTAATGAATACG GAAAAACAGTTTTTTCACAAGGTAAATGAGCGACTTTCCAAGCctaatatttttattctgaatAATCGTTGGGATGCCTCTGCATCAGAGCCAGAATATATGGAAGAt GTACGCAgacagcacatggaaagatgcctaCATTTCTTGGTGGAGGAGCTCAAAGTTGTGGATCCTTTAGAAGCACAGAGTCGTATCTTTTTTGTTTCTGCAAAGGAAGTTCTTAGTGCTAGAAAGCACAAAGCCCAGGGGATGCCAGAAGGTG GTGGGGCACTTGCAGAAGGATTTCAGGCAAGATTGCAGGAGTTTCAGAATTTTGAACAAATCTTTGAG GAGTGTATCTCGCAGTCAGCAGTGAAAACAAAGTTTGAACAGCACACTATCAGAGCTAAACAGATACTAGAAACTGTGAAAAACATAATGGATTCAATAAACGTGGCAGCAGCAGAGAAAAG GGTTTATTCAATAGAAGAGAGGGAAGACCAAATTGATAGACTGGACTTTATCCGAAACCAGATGAACCTTTTAACActggatgttaagaaaaaaatcagggaGGTTACAGAGGAGGTTGCAAATAAG gttTCATGTGCAATGACAGATGAAATTTGTCGACTCTCTGTTTTGGTTGATGAATTTTGCTCTGAGTTTCATCCTACTCCAAGTGTATtgaaagtatataaaaat GAGTTAAATAAGCACATAGAAGATGGAATGGGAAGAAATTTGGCTGATCGGTGCACTAATGAAGTCAATGCTTCAATGCTTCAATCCCAGCAAGAAATTATTG AAAATTTGAAGCCATTACTTCCAGCTGGTATACAGAATAAACTACATACACTGATTCCTTGCAAGAAATTTGATCTCAGCTATGACCTAAATTGCCACAAGTTATGTTCAGATTTTCAAGAGgatattgtatttcatttttccttGGGCTGGTGCTCCCTTGTCCATCGTTTCTTGGGTCCTACAAATGCTCAGCGGGTGCTTCTAGGATTATCAGACCCTATctttcag CTTCCCAGATCTTTAGCTTCTACTCCCACTGCTCCTACCAATCCAGCAACACCAGATAATGCGTCACAGGAAGAACTCATGGTTACCTTAATAACAGCATTAGCTTCTCTTACGTCTCGAACTTCTATGGGCATCATTGTTGTTGGAGGAGTG ATTTGGAAAACTGTAGGCTGGAAACTCATATCTGTTTCATTAAGTATGTACGGAGCTTTGTATCTTTATGAAAGGCTGACTTGGACCACCCGTGCCAAGGAGAGAGCCTTTAAACAGCAATTTGTGAATTATGCAACTGAAAAACTGCAACTGATTGTTAGCTTCACGAGCGCCAACTGCAGCCATCAAGTACAACA ggAAATGGCAACCACTTTTGCTCGCCTGTGCCAACAAGTTGATATTACACAAAGACATCTAGAAGAGGAAATTGCCAGATTATCCAAAGAGATAGATCAACTGGAGAAAATACAGAACAATTCAAAGCGCTTAAG